The DNA sequence TTTAGGCCTCCACGCCTGGCCTTCGCCTGACCGCGAAGGCATGCGTTTCTCCTAGTCCGTTTGCGCATCGCCTTCTGTAGCTACTGACCTTCGTTCACGCATACAGATGAGGTTTTCATGCGCCCATTCATTTGGGCATTGGGGCTGCTTGCCTGCGCCGGTGCGCAGGCAAGCCCCTATGCCAACCTGTTGGACAAAGCCTGGCTGCGGCTGCCGCAAGCGCAGTCGCAGCCAGCACGCGAAGCGGAACTCGACGCCAGCCGGGCCGCCGCTTCCAGCGTGTTTCCGTCTCCTCCCGCGCTCGAATTGGCGCATCGCACCGACCGTTTCAACGACAACGCCGGCGCGCGCGAAATCGAAGCCGCGCTCGCCATGCCGCTGTGGCTGCCGGGAGAAAGAGATGCCCGCAAGGAGCTGGCCGCATCCGAAGCGCAGCGTTACAGCGCCGAACAGCTGGCACTGCGCCTGCAATTGGCGGGCGAGCTGCGCGAAGCGATCTGGCAGGTGAAGCTGGCTGAAAACGCACGCACGCTCGCCCTGGGCCGCTTGGCATCGGCGCGCCAGACCGAAGCCGATGTCGCGCGCCGCGTGAAGGCCGGCGACCTGGCGCGCTCGGATCTGCTGCTGGCGCAAGGCGAGACGATGGCGGCGCAAGCGGCGATCGCCGACGCCGAGGGCGAGCTGGCCGCCGCGCGGCAGGCATACACGCGCATCGTCGGCGACGAGGTGCTGCCCGCAGTCGAGGCGGAACAGGCAGAAACGACGGCCGCCGGCGGCGATATCGAAACGCACCCCGCGCTGGCGCTGCAACGGCGCCGCGTCGCCGCCGCCCAAGCGCGGCAGCGGCTGGTGACACAAACGCGGCGCGACAATCCCGAGCTGTCGGTCGGCACCCGGCGCGAGCGCGCAACGCCCGACGAACGCTATACCAACACGGTGACAGTGGCGCTGCGGCTGCCGTTCGGCACCGAATCGCGCAACGCGCCGCGCATGGCCGCGGCCCAGGCCGAGCTCACCGAGGCCGAGGCCGAATACCGGCGCCAGCGCTTCGACATCGAGCAAGGTATCCGCAAAGCCCTGC is a window from the Noviherbaspirillum sp. UKPF54 genome containing:
- a CDS encoding TolC family protein, coding for MRPFIWALGLLACAGAQASPYANLLDKAWLRLPQAQSQPAREAELDASRAAASSVFPSPPALELAHRTDRFNDNAGAREIEAALAMPLWLPGERDARKELAASEAQRYSAEQLALRLQLAGELREAIWQVKLAENARTLALGRLASARQTEADVARRVKAGDLARSDLLLAQGETMAAQAAIADAEGELAAARQAYTRIVGDEVLPAVEAEQAETTAAGGDIETHPALALQRRRVAAAQARQRLVTQTRRDNPELSVGTRRERATPDERYTNTVTVALRLPFGTESRNAPRMAAAQAELTEAEAEYRRQRFDIEQGIRKALLDVDIARHQAELAAARHALAQDNLQLVKKAFSLGEKSLFEFQRTQALANEAELAANQADITLNRAYARLNQAKGLLP